The genome window AGAGAAAAGAGGAAAATTAAGGGAAATTCCGCCTGCATTGCGGGTAATTACGGGCGATTTGCCCGGGTGAGTACGCCTTTTGGCGGACGCGCCCGTCACGGAAACGTCACACAATTTAAAGCAAACCTTAATGGCCGGCGGGAAGAATAACGGGCGCCCACAGTGTCCAGGCACCGTTCTTCAAACCCCGAACCCGTCTTTATATCACCGGACACGCCATTTTCAAGGAATCCGCCATGGCCCAATTCCCCAAAGCGCACCCGTCGATCCTCGCCGGTGCCGTCATTGCCGCGAGCCTCTTTGCCTCTCAGGCCTGGGCGAGCGCTCAGCACATGGTCGTGGCCATGCCGCAGCTGCCGACCATCATCGAGCCGCAGGGCAAGAACCACAATCCGCTCGAGCGCGTCGCGTTCTCGATCTTCGAAACGCTCATTCACGCCGATCAGAAGACGGGCGAACTGCAGCCGGGTCTGGCAGTCTCCTGGACGCGCATTTCTCCTGAAACCGTCGAATTCAAGCTCCGTCAGGGCGTGAAGTTCCAGGACGGCACGGACTTTACAGCCGACGACGTGGTCTTCTCCTTCGGCCCCGAGCGCTTTCTCTCCGACACCGCCCCGGGGCGTCCCGCAGCGGTTGAGTTCCTGGGCGGCCTCAAGTCGGTTGAAAAGGTGGACGACTACACCGTGCGCGTCACGATGAAGACGCCGGACCCCCTTATTGAACGGCGCTTCTCCGCGCGCATGTCGGAAATCATTTCCGAGGACGGCTGGAAGAAGGCGGGCGGCTGGGACAACTGGATCAAGCACCCGATCGGCACCGGCCCCTATGAAATCGTTTCGTTCAAGACCGGGAACCGCCTGGAACTGAAGCGCTTTGACGGCTACTGGGGCGAAAAGGCCCCGGCCGAGAAGCTCTCCTTCGTTGAAGTGCCGGAATTGTCGTCCCGCGTCGCGGGTCTTCGCTCGGGCGAATTCGACCTCATTACCGAAGTCCCGCCCGACCAGGTGAAGCCCTTGTCGAAGGACGGCCGCATTGATGTGGTCGGAGGCCCGATCGACAACATCTACTCCCTCGTCTTTGACGACAAGTCGAACAAAATCATGACGAAGGAGCTCCGCCAGGCCTTCCTTTACGCCATCGACCGCGACCTTCTCGTTGAAGCCCTGATGGGCGGAAAGACGACGC of Sutterella faecalis contains these proteins:
- a CDS encoding ABC transporter substrate-binding protein, with the protein product MAQFPKAHPSILAGAVIAASLFASQAWASAQHMVVAMPQLPTIIEPQGKNHNPLERVAFSIFETLIHADQKTGELQPGLAVSWTRISPETVEFKLRQGVKFQDGTDFTADDVVFSFGPERFLSDTAPGRPAAVEFLGGLKSVEKVDDYTVRVTMKTPDPLIERRFSARMSEIISEDGWKKAGGWDNWIKHPIGTGPYEIVSFKTGNRLELKRFDGYWGEKAPAEKLSFVEVPELSSRVAGLRSGEFDLITEVPPDQVKPLSKDGRIDVVGGPIDNIYSLVFDDKSNKIMTKELRQAFLYAIDRDLLVEALMGGKTTPANSFQSKTFGDLFIPELDKKLYNPQKARELVKASGYKGEQIVWRIQAGYYTQELTVSQAIAGMLKAVGINVKIEVKENWSQVEAPGATRMINNASLSAYFPDPASQLWRRMKPGAFWDASGYFVHSPEYQKFGDLGKILESSTDPAARKAAWKEMQEVFFTDPLACPIYALPMIYGKQKNVIWEPGTQGALDLSARNLKFK